Genomic segment of bacterium:
CGAGGCCGCCGCCACCCGTCCCGACCGCGAAAACCTCGCCGATGTCCGCCGCGGCGAATACGAGGGCATCCGCGACACCATCCAAACCGACCCCAACCGCCGCCCCGATGCCGGCCCGGCGATCATGAATCTCAAGGCCGGCGCGACCGCCGTCGGCGCGCGCATGCCCCTGGTCGCCTACAATTGCTATCTGGCCACCAACCGCCTCTCGGTCGCCAAAGAGATCGCCAAGGCGATCCGTTTCGGCGGGGGCGGGCTGCGCTACTGCAAGGCGCTTGGATTTGAGATTAAGGACCGCGGCTGTGTCCAGGTCTCGATGAATCTGGTTAACTACGAGAAGACGCCGATTTTTCGTGTCTTCGAGATGGTGAAATCCGAGGCCCGGCGCTGGGGGACGTATGTCACCTCTTCCGAAATCGTCGGCCTCACCCCGGCGCAATCGCTCTATGATGTCGCCGCCCATTACCTGCAGTTGGAGCGCTTCTCCTCCGAGCAGGTGCTCGAGGAAAAACTGCGCCGCGCGGTCGAGGCGCAGGCGCAGTCAGCCGGATGGACAGTCTTCGCCGACAGCGTCGCCTCCTCCGCGCCCGCGCCGGGCGGGGGAACGGTCTCCGCCGCCGCGGGGGCCCTGGCGGCCGCGTTGACCGCCATGGTCTGCCGTCTCACGGTGGGGAAGAAGAAATACGCCGCGGTGCAGTCCGAAATGGAGGCCGTGCTCGCCGAAGCCGAGACCCTGCGCGCCAAGCTGACCCGCCTGGCCGACGATGACGCCAAGGCCTTCGACCGTGTGATGGCCGCGCGCAAACTCCCAAAGGACACTCCCGCCGAAGTCACCGCCCGCGACCAAGCGATCGACACCGCCACCCGCGAGGCGGCGCAAGTGCCGCTGGAAGTCTGCCGTGCCGCCTGCCGCGTGATCGAGCTGGCCGCCATCTGCGCGGAGAAGGGCAACGCCAACGCGGTCTCCGATGCGGGGGTCGCCGCGCAGATGGCCCATTCGGCGATTGTCGGCGCCGGGCTGAATGTGAAAATCAACATGGCGGGATTCCCCGATGCCGCCTTCCGTGAACAGATGCTCTCCGAAGCCGGGGAACTGCTGACCCGTGGCCAGAGTTTAAGCGACAAGGTCCTGCGGACGGTCCATGCCCGCATCGACAATCCGGAAACCGCCTAATCGATCCTAACAGGAGCTTCCCTTGCGCCGTCACGTTTCATCGGTCCTGCTGGCCCTGTCGGTTCTGCCAACGCTTCTGGTCTTTGTCCCCGCGGCCCGGGCCGCCGATGCCGCCTACGAGCGCGACTTGATCTCCCGTCTCGAGGCCGCCTTCGCGCCCGCCGGTTCCGTGATCGTTGATGGCATCCCGGTCCACCGCACCTGCGCCTCGCCGCTTCTGCTCGAGACCCGGCTGCGCTGGCCCGATCTGTCCGCGGCCACGCGCGCGCAGATCGCCGGCGTGGTGGACTTCGACCGTCCGGCGCTCCCCGAGTTGTATGACACACCCGATGGCCTCTTCCGCATCCACTACACGCGCACGGGGAGCGATTCGGTCAATCTCTCCTTCGGCATTGGGCCGGGGAATGTCCCCAACTATGTGCTCAACTGCGCGGAGATTCTGGAACGCGTGGTCGCCAAGCAGATCGACACCCTCGGGTTCCGTTTTCCGGTCTCCGATCAGATTCCGCGCCCCGGCGAGAATCCACGGTTCGACATTTACTTCGTGTCGTTGGCCAATTCCTTTTACGGCTTGACTTATCCCGACACGCTGGTCAACAACGGCCCCGGCAATCCGTGGTGGGCCACCAGTTGGATGGAACTGCACAGCGACTACACAAAACTCGCCGGATATGAGAGCCGCCCCTTCGACGCGATGGAG
This window contains:
- the ftcD gene encoding glutamate formimidoyltransferase translates to MPALVECVPNFSEGRRPEIVDAIIAAALTENGVILLDKEMDADHNRSVVTLVGAPEPVARAAFNAVRKAAELIDMRTHKGEHPRMGATDVVPFVPIAGLTLTDCATLARQLGQRIGEELAIPVYFYEAAATRPDRENLADVRRGEYEGIRDTIQTDPNRRPDAGPAIMNLKAGATAVGARMPLVAYNCYLATNRLSVAKEIAKAIRFGGGGLRYCKALGFEIKDRGCVQVSMNLVNYEKTPIFRVFEMVKSEARRWGTYVTSSEIVGLTPAQSLYDVAAHYLQLERFSSEQVLEEKLRRAVEAQAQSAGWTVFADSVASSAPAPGGGTVSAAAGALAAALTAMVCRLTVGKKKYAAVQSEMEAVLAEAETLRAKLTRLADDDAKAFDRVMAARKLPKDTPAEVTARDQAIDTATREAAQVPLEVCRAACRVIELAAICAEKGNANAVSDAGVAAQMAHSAIVGAGLNVKINMAGFPDAAFREQMLSEAGELLTRGQSLSDKVLRTVHARIDNPETA
- a CDS encoding MXAN_6640 family putative metalloprotease, whose amino-acid sequence is MRRHVSSVLLALSVLPTLLVFVPAARAADAAYERDLISRLEAAFAPAGSVIVDGIPVHRTCASPLLLETRLRWPDLSAATRAQIAGVVDFDRPALPELYDTPDGLFRIHYTRTGSDSVNLSFGIGPGNVPNYVLNCAEILERVVAKQIDTLGFRFPVSDQIPRPGENPRFDIYFVSLANSFYGLTYPDTLVNNGPGNPWWATSWMELHSDYTKLAGYESRPFDAMEVTASHEFHHASQWSYDAFEAEERVEGGSLKSFPWWLEVSATAMEEIVFDDVNDYYGYLPFWFNNPNVSLRAFSNSASVDGLHPYASVIWALYLAQTQGPEILTEIWEEAGEVDGFN